The sequence TTCATCAACAGGCAAAAACTGCTGCTGATCACCCAGTAAATCTGCCAGCGGGTCCTGGGCGACAGCCAGCCCGGGTAACAACAGACAAAGGGCGATAACAAAATACTTCAGAGGGTTTTTGATCATCTTGTACTACTTCTAATCCAGTCCAGGTAGGTGGCACTGCCACCACAAACATCGATCACCAGCCATTCCGGTTCATCATAAGGGTGCAGGCTTAACGCCAGCTTATACAGTTCATCTGTATTGCCATGGGTGGTTTTCATCAGCAACTGCACTTCGCTGTCCTGCTCCACCTTGCCCTGCCAGCTATAAACTGAGGTCAAACCGGGCAGTATATTGACACAGGCAGCGCGTTTTTGCTCCACCGCCGCACGGGCAATCTGACCGGCGACCTCATTATCGGGACAGGTGCATAGCACCAGGCAAATATCAGATACTGTCATCAGACCCCTCCTGTTCACTTTGTCTTTCAAAAATTTATTCAGATGTCCACGAATTGCGGGTTTAACGCGTCAGACAGCGGCGTAGATAGTGCATAGATATACTTTGTAACATTTAAGTACCCAAGCACAAAATATATGACGAGCTCAGTGGAGTTCAAAGCCCCTTATGCAAGGCGCTTGCTTGCAGGTTTAGTGGGCCTAAATTAAAAACAAGGAACGCAGCAGAAGTGGCTTTGAAATTCACCCTTCGGGCGAGTGCCAGCGACTCCATGGCTGCGTTACGCCGCCTTGACGTAGGCCCACTATGCCTGTGGCGACGTGCCTTGCCCTGAAGCTGCTGGCGCTCGCTGAGCCGGCCATATATTCTGTGCCTGGGTACTCTTACTCTTGTATTGCTATAGTTGACCCCAACATACTCTGTTTGTCGCTTTATTGAGAGCGAGGTCATTAGGATACCCCATGGGAAAACTGTTTTTTCTGTTCGCTGTAATGCCCATTATCGAAATCGCCCTGTTGATTGAAGTGGGCGATCGGATCGGCGGCTGGCCCACTATTGGCCTGGTAATACTCACCGCCGCCGTGGGCGCCGCATTAGTGCGCATGCAGGGCGTTGCCACCTTATTTCAGGCCAGACGTAAGCTGGATATGGGACAAATTCCCGGGCAGGAAATGGTCGAAGGCCTGATGCTGGCCATCGCCGGTGTGCTGTTGGTAACGCCGGGTTTTGTTACCGATGCCTTTGGTCTGTTGCTGGTCGCGCCCTTCTCACGGCCGCTGATCGCCCGCTGGTTACTCAGCAAAATGCAGGTTCAGGTGGTACAGGCCCAGCAACAGCAATACTATGGTCGCCCGGATCAGAACAGTGACGGCAGCACCATTGAAGGGGAGTACGAGGTCAAATCGGCAGAGCAAAAAGAGCGGAACAAGCTGCCCAGGGACTAGCCAGGCGATGTCAGTCAGCACCAAACACTCTGCCAAAGTTGCCAAAGCGTTAAGGAGCCTGCCCAGTTGTTCGCTTTTAACCAGGTCAGCCAGAGTTATCCGCATCAATCACTATTTCGCAACCTGTGTCACCATTGATGCTCCACGGGTCCTTATCAGTGGCCCCAATGGCTGTGGCAAAACCACCTTATTGCTGTTGCGGTCTTTCTGTTTGCATAGCAATCTGGGCAGCGCTGTCAGCCACCGCTGCCCTCGAGCCTTATTTTTAATGTATTGGTGCTGTTTCGTGGCCTTTCTTAGTTTTGCTCTTCTTCGGCAGGAGCCACCATCAGCATCCAGCCCAAGTTAAACTGATCGGTGACCATACCAAAGCAAGGTGCCCAGAAAGTGGGTCCCAGTGGCATATCCACCCTGCCACCTTCTGAGAGTGCGGCAAACATGCGCTCGGCCTCCGTCTGCGAGCTGACGGTCAGATTCAGCCTGAAGCCACTGCTTGACTCATCAGGCCCGCAACCGTCAGAAGCAAAAAGAGTGTTGTCACCTATCCTGAATTCAGCATGCATAATCTTGTTATCGTATCCCTCAGGCACGGCACCTTCAGGCATAGGTTCCGGGCTTTCGCTGAAACGCATCATACTGATTATCTCGGCACCCAATGCCTGCTGATAGAAATTCAGCGCCGCTTCACTGGTACCATTTAAAAACAAATAGGGAGTCAGTTGCGACCGTTTAGCACTGAGCCGGTTACGCATAGCCTGCTCCTCTCTGGCCATTTCACCGTCAGGATCGGCTTCGGCAAAATCCTCCATTTCAAACAGTGGCCGGATCTCAATATCCGACTCCTGTGGCATGGGATTAGGGCAACGCTTCACCCACTCCAGCGCTTCTTGCATAGACGACACCTGCCAGACCCAGAACCCTGCCACCAGTTCCTCTGTCTGCCCAAACGGACCGTCGATAACTTCACGATGATTACGTGAAAAACGTACCCGCTTACCTTCATTACTGGGTTTAAGCCCTTCTCCGGCTTCCAGAATTCCGGCCTTTAACAGTTCCTGATTAAACTCATTCATGGCCTGCATCAGTTCAGGAGATGGCATCTCTCCTGCTTCCGAGCTCTCAGTGGCCTTTACCAATACTATGACTCTCATCTTGCTCTCCGTTATTGATGTTCTGTAACAAGTCGGATAACAAAACGGAGAATCGACCCGGAATTACAATATTTTTATGCTTTTATTGCGACCTCCATACTCAATCCTTTGTCACTGGCATAGACTTTCGCGCTGACTCGGGATAGGTTAACTCTCTGTTCTTATTCTCTATTCCGGCGGTGAATGATGTTAAGACTTTTTATTCTTGTAATTTTACTGGTGGCTCAGCCTGTTGCGGCACAAACACAACAGGCAGCTGTGGCCATGCCCGACAGTTACAGTGCCGATGTGGCCAGGCAGGTACTGGAAGATGGCGGCAATGCGGTAGATGCCGCGGTGGCGGCAAACTTTGTGCTGGCGGTAACCCTGCCCGAGGCCGGTAATATCGGCGGTGGCGGCTTTATGCTGATTTACAAGGATAATCAGGCTGACTTCCTAGATTATCGCGAAAAAGCGCCACTCGCTGCTCACAAGGATATGTACCTGGATGATAAGGGCAATGTGATCCAGGAAAAGCCCCTGTACGGTATTCTGGCATCGGGTGTGCCCGGTGCGGTAATGGGCATGTGGCAGGCTCACCAGAAATACGGCACAAAAGACTGGTCAGCCCTGATAAAACCGGCTATTGAGCTGGCAGAAGATGGCTTTATGCCGCACCCCAAGCTGGTGAACTCAGTCAAACGCTATACCCGACGCGTCAAGCAGAACCGCCATGGTCGTAATTTCGATCACTTCTTTGGCCGCATGCGGGACGATCAGCTTTTTAAACAGCCCAAGCTTGCCGCCACCTTAAAGCGCATTGCCGAAAAAGGCCCGGAAGATTTTTACAAGGGTGTGACCGCGCGCCTGATTGCCCAGTTTATGCAGGATCAGGGGGGACTGATCAGCCTGGAAGATTTGGCCGGATACGAGGCCAAGTGGCGCTCCCCGATCAGCGAAAAATGGCAGGAATACCAGGTTTTGTCAGCGCCCCCACCAAGCTCCGGCGGTCTGGTACTGGTGCAGATGCTGAAAATGCAGGCGCAACTGGCGGAACACTTTCAGGATCTGGAACATAATTCTGCCCGCTATATCCATTTACTGGCGGAGCTGGGCAAACTGGGTTTTGCCGACCGTGGTGAGTATATGGGTGACCCGGATTTCTACCCGGTACCCACAGAAAAATTACTCGATGATGCCTATATTGCCAGACGGGCAGCGCAGGTATCCATCGGCAGCATTTCAGCAACCGACAAGGTCAAACCCGGCCTGAAGGAAAGTGAAGATACCACCCATTACTCGATCATCGATCAATGGGGTAATGCCGTATCCAATACCACCACCATTAATCTGAGCTTCGGTAATGGCGTGGTAGTGGAAGGGGCTGGCTTTTTGCTCAACAATGAAATGGATGACTTCAGTGCCAAGCCCGGCGTGCCGAATTTCTTTGGTGCCATCGGCAAAGAAGCCAACAAGATAGAGCCGCAAAAGCGCATGCTCTCCTCAATGACACCAACCATTCTGTTAAAAGACAATCAGGTGGAGATGGTCACCGGCTCACCGGGCGGTACCACCATTATCAGCTCGGTGTTTCAGTCCATCTTAAACCGGGTGCTGTTTGACATGAGCGCCGAAGAGCTGGTGAATGCACCCCGCGTGCATCATCAGTTGTTGCCAAAAGATGTGATCCGCCATCATCCCGGCCTCTCTGCCAGGGCGAAATATCAGCTTGAAAAGATGGGCTATAAACTTGATGACAGGCGTTTCGGTGACCTGCAGGTAATCAGCCGGGACAATATCGGCAGGCTGGATGCCGCCTCACAAACCAGCGGCCGTGGTAAGTCGATGGTGTTTTAATCATCCATGCCGGGGTCTTTCAGTGTAAACAGACCCCGGTAAAGACGAAGGGATCGCGCAGAGGTTGAGTGTAAATTTTGTATTATGACTGGGCGGTAAAAAAGCACATTGACGAAAATCGATTTGGTCAACTCTAAGAACTCTGCCCCAGGGTACGGTTAAATATTGGGATCCATCCACTTATTCATTTGTTGTTTAGGATGTAACGGGGCGGCTCCCGCCCCAAACGAGTTCCCTTAATAACATGGTCTAAAACGCATTAAGACATGGTTTTGATAACTACTCATTGGAAATATACGCGTCAACAATAAAGTCCAGTAATGGATAATGCTTGTCTAAATACGCATTACCCTGTTCCTTTATTGGCCCTTGTTTTCCACCGCGCATTCCGCCACCCGCAGTTTCGCCATAAAGTGAATAAAGTCGGTCGACTACCTCCATGCCTTCCGTCACCTCGCCAAACACAGCGAAGCCGTCTTTATCCAGTCGGCTGTTATCGTTCAGGCTGATATAAACCTGGGTGTTTCTGGTGTCCGGGCCTGTCATAGCAAACGCAACGCGACCACGCAGATTACTTTCAACAACAGGGTCATCACTAATTGCCTGATCTGCCCACGCGTCAGTGACTTGCGGTGATGGGCTTAACCCAAACTGAGCAATAAAGCCTTCCACCACCCGGTTGATCGATACCCCATCGTAAAAACCATTTTTGACCAGATGATAAAATCGATCAGCGCCCAAAGGCGCCCACTCTTTATGTACGGCAATATCAAATGCACCTTCGGTTGTCTCAAATCGCGCAGTAAACTCAGCGGGTACCGCTTGTGACCATAACGGTGCTTGCGGCGATATCAGCAGCGAAAAGTCAGGACTTGCCTGCTCTCCGGTCGCGGCCAAAAAGCGCGCAAGATAGGGACCCCATATGCTGGGTATAGAATGGGTGCCATGGCCCCGTGTTAGCTCAGTAATCGGCAGTGTAACCGCTGCACCTTGTTTTACCCGTTTTATTTGCTGCTCCAGAATGCCCAGCTCGGGCGGATTTACCTGATCGTCAGCTGAATTAATCGCCAGCAGTGGCGCTTTAATATCTTCAAGATGAGGCTTCGGGTTGTAAAAGCGCGAGGCATCAAAGGCCCAGATTAAATCATTAGCATCCATTGCACCGGCATAGCGTTCAACCATACTATCCAGCATGGTTTCTGACTGTTCCCGGGTAGGCGCTTGCAACTGGTAATTGAGCGGACTTGATACCATCATGATCAATGGATACATGGCCTCACGAAGGCCAGGGGGTTGTGTTGTGTAACTGCCCTGTTTCCATTCAGGATCGTTTTTAACCGCATCGATAATCATTTTACGCAGCATGCGATTGCGACCCGCAATCTCCACCGGCAAACTGGCCAGTGGCATCAAGGCATCCATATAGTCAGGATAGGTATAGCCCCATACCCAGGAAAACATGCCGCCCATTGATGTGCCGGTTACCAGTCGTAAGTGATCGACATTCAGATGCTCTGTTAACAACTGATGCTGGGCCCGCACCATATCGTCATAGGTATAGGTGGGAAATGCACCACCGAGTCCGTCACTTGGCTTGCTCGACTGGCCGTGACCAATGGCATCAGGCAGGATAATGAAGTACTTTTCTGCATCAAGAAGGCCGCCTTTTTCAAACAGTACACCGGCATAACGGTCACGCATAAACCCGGCTCCGCTGCCGGTGGTGCCATGCATCACCAGTACAGCATTGGTGACCTGCCCCTTGCTGTCCCGTTTTATTTCACCCAGGGTACGGTAATGCTGCCTGAGATCCAGCTCGCCTCCGGTTTCAAATGAAAAGTTCTTTATGATGAACTCGCCCTCTTGCGCCGCAGGCATGGCATTGACGAAACCGGACAGGAGCAGCGTTACAAAAGGCAGGAGCAAATGTTTAAACATTAATATCAGCCAATTACAGAATCATAGCGTCAATATAACCACAGCCACCGCACGTAATCCAATAAGACCTGATTCTTGTTCAGGTTTGTGAGGCCCAATTCACAGCGGCATGATGCTTACTAATGTAGTCTCAATGATGCGGATATCTGACTATGACAAAACTGTTTTAAGCAAATATTCCCTTTGCCAATGTAAGTAACTTTGCCACGCGACCTCCCTGGCTTTTTATCTGGAAGAACAAAGCCTGGCTGCATGTTCGCAACCGGCTCATTCCTGACGTTTATAGTCCGCGATCATTGTGTTCATGAATAATGCTGTGACTGGCGCCAGGAGTACCAATTTTTAGTTTTGATAGAGCCTGTCGAACTGTCTTTTTAACAGCGTAACGGCGGGTTTGCCGCCTTGCTCAGTGCCATAAACAGACAACTTGGTTATGGCGTCTGTTTCAGGATCGTAAACAGAGATAAAGGCGGAGCGTGCAGCTTGTTTGTCACAACGGTTATCTCCGCCACTTTCTTCTCCGGCTTTAAGCGCATCCATCAGCCGATGGGTAAAGGTTTCTTTGCGCCCCTTTTCGTAGGCGGCGTAAGCCTGATTAATGACCTCTTTATCGACCAAGATATTGCCCAGGATCGCCACATCATCGCCGGTTTTTGAACCACTCCACGGCTTAATATCTTTACCGGAATACACCAGGGGTTGGTCTTCATGCCGAAGCAGGATCACGCCGTATTGCTGGCGTTCGGGATTAAACTTATCGATTTGCATGGCTGCAAGAATTTCCCCGGCAGAACCGCCTTCCTGCATTTTCTTTACACCTTCCATGCGCGCAAAGTAGTTGCTCGCCGCCTGCACCACAATGGCCCCCTTTTTGGGAACCAATGAAGCAACGCCTGATACGTCAAAGGTACAGGACGCACCAGCAATGCCAATTTCACCGGTGCCCCGATCAACGCCTATAATCGACCAGGTGGCATAAACCGGAAAACTAAAAAGTGCTGCAAGCACGAACAGAATTGAAGCAGATTGTATTCTCATGCTGGTGAACATCATTGTCCCCCCCCCTCTCAGGTATGGGTTGTAAGTTTTGTTTTATAACCCATTGTTAGTCGCATTTTATTCTGAAAAGGTTTAATTCCCTCCGACGCCGGCAACCTTTGCGCGCAAATAGTGGGGTATTCCTACCAATTGGGGACATCCCCCCCTTCTAAATGATACTTTGACGCAAATTCATTTGTACCAGGAAGCCAGATCTAGCCACCACCACTATCCAGCGCCAGCTTGATAAAGGTGCTGATAATTTCTGTTTGCTGGCGCCAGGCCAGGCCGATTTCCCGGCTCAGTTCCAGACCCTGCAGGGGTACAAAACGAATATCCGGGCTGTGCAGCTCTTCGTGTACCGGCACCAGCGCACAGCCCACACCGGCGCTGACCAGGCCAAGGGCATATTCGATGGTCTGAATACGGGCGCGGATATCCAGCTTAATGCCGGCCTGTTGGGCTAAGTGGCGCAGTGCCGCGCAGCCCTCGCAGGGGCTGCGCTGAATAAAGGCCATATCGGTTAAGTCATTGATACTGATGGTGTTTTGCAACGACAAAGGATGATTGGCGGGCACCGCTAACTGGTAACTGTCCTGCCAGATAAGCTGATAGTGCTCGCCCTGCTGCAACAGATCCCGGGTGATGATTCTGGCGTCGCTGCTATCCTCCGGCGGCACCAGTGACAACTCCAGTGCATCACGGGCCGAGGTAAAGGCTTTAAGCAATGCACTCATTCTGCTCACCCCCAGCCCTTTGGTGACCCCCAGCCTGAAAGGCTCTTTTTTGAGACCGCCGGAGAATACCGAATGAATAGCATCGGCCTGAGCCAATAGTTGCTTGGCCAGCGGATAGAGCTGTTCCGCCGCTTCGGTGGCTTTTACACCACGGGCATGGCGTAAAAAAAGTTGCTGCCCCAGTTCATTTTCAAGCTGTTTAATCGCCGCCGACAGCGAGGGTTGAGCAATAAAGCGCCGCCGCGAGGCACTGCTTAAGCTGCCCTGTTCATACACCGCCACAAAGTGGGCCAGAGGACGTAATTCCATCGATTATCCATGCCGCCAAGATATAGATACAGACTATATCTAATAAAGAAAATTGGTACTATTCCTTTAGCTAAATTGGGCTTAGTATCGGTATCAGGCTGAACAAAAAGTGGGGTCAGAGTAAACTTTTCTGTCTATTGCTCAGCCAAAGAAATAGAACTGTGCGTTAAAGTTTACTCTGACCCCACTTTTACCAGGCAATCGTTTTTGTAAACAATCAGGTGTATTCGTTATGGCAAAACCCGCTTTCAACTGGCAAGACCCGTTATCACTGGAATCCATGTTAACCGAAGAAGAGCGCATGATCCGCGACAGTGCCCATCAGTACTGTCAGGAGCGGCTGATGCCAAGGGTGCTCAAAGCTAATCGCGAAGAAATTTTCGATCGCGAAATCATGAATGAGCTGGGTGAGCTGGGCCTGCTGGGTGCCACCCTCCCGGAGGAATACGGCTGCGCCGGGGTCAATCATGTGGTGTATGGCCTGGTAGCCCGCGAAGTGGAGCGGGTCGACAGTGGTTATCGCAGCGCCATGAGCGTGCAGTCTTCACTGGTGATGCACCCTATTCATGCCTACGGCACTGAAGAACAGCGGCAGAAATACCTGCCTAAACTGGCTACCGGTGAATGGGTCGGCTGTTTTGGCCTGACCGAACCTAATGCCGGTTCCGATCCCGGCAGTATGGCCACCCGCGCCGTCAAAGTAGACGGCGGCTATAAGCTCACCGGCACCAAGATGTGGATCACTAACTCCCTATCGCCGATGTGTTTGTGGTGTGGGGCAAGCTTGACGGCGAAATTCGCGGTTTTGTGCTGGAAAAAGGCATGCCCGGCTTAAGCGCACCAAAAATCGAAGGGAAATTTTCGCTGCGCGCCTCCATTACCGGTGAAATCGTGATGGACAATGTACTGGTGCCGGAAGAAAACCTGCTGCCTAATGTCAGTGGCCTCAAAGGGCCATTCGGCTGTCTGAATAAGGCCCGTTACGGTATTGCCTGGGGCGCGCTGGGTGCAGCAGAATTCTGCTGGCATGCGGCCCGCCAGTACACTCTGGATCGGGAGCAGTTTGGCCGCCCCTTAGCCGCTACTCAGCTGATCCAGAAAAAGCTCGCGGATATGCAAACCGAGATCACCATCGGCCTGATGGCCTGTGTACAGGCCGGACGCCTGATGGATCAGAATCTGCTCGCCCCTGAAGCCATCTCGCTGATTAAGCGCAACTCCTGTGGCAAGGCCCTGGACATTGCCCGGGTTGCCCGGGATATGCACGGCGGCAACGGTATTGCCGATGAATTCCATGTGATCCGTCATGTGATGAACCTCGAAGCGGTCAACACTTACGAAGGTACCCATGATGTGCATGCCCTGATCCTGGGCCGGGCACAGACCGGATTGCAGGCCTTCGGCTAAATCAATGTCCAGACTATGAGTCAGGTTCTGTTGATGTGATTCTGAACCCTCCACAGCATGGACGCTGTGGCGGAGCGTCCAGGGAAGGACTTACCGCGTGTTCTGAATCGCATCGACAGCACCTGCCAACAGTGATGCAGAAATTTAAACCGCCAATCAATTTTACCTGCGCTGCGGCGGTATTCAGGAGTGACAGATGTTGGATCGCAATAGTATCGTCAGACAGAATCTGATCCGTCTGATTGAGCAAAATGCACTGCCCAGACCGGCGCTGCCGATGACCACGGTTGACGCCGGCCTCAATCACGGCCAGTTGGTGGATTTATTTGAAACCCAGGTAATGAGCCGGCATCTGGATCTTGAATCCCGGCGCATGCAAAAGCAGGGGCAGAGCTTTTATACTATCGGCAGTGCCGGCCATGAGGGCAATGCCGCCTGTGCCGCCGCCCTGCGTCCTGACGATATGGCCTTTTTGCATTATCGTAGCGGTGCCTTTGCCATTCAGCGCGCCAAACAATACCCGGGCAGTACCCCCCTTTTTGATATGTTGCTGTCTTTTGCAGCCTCGGCTGAGGATCCCATCTCCGGCGGTCGCCACAAGGTGCTCGGCAGCAAGAAGATGTTTATTCCACCGCAAACCAGCACTATTGCCTCTCATCTGCCTAAGGCCATGGGTACGGCCCACAGTATTGCCCTGAGCAGAAAGCTCGGCACCGAATCGGTGATACCCAAAGACGGCATTGTGTACTGCAGTTTCGGCGATGCATCGGCCAACCATTCCACTGCGCTGGGTGCCATTAATGCAGCCTGCTGGGCGGCCTATCAGTCGGTGCCCATGCCCATGCTGTTTGTCTGTGAAGATAATGGCATCGGTATTTCCACCCCTACCCCGCAGGGCTGGATCCACGCTAATTTTGCCAATCGCGCCGCACTGGAATACCGCTATTGTGATGGCCTGAATCTGCTGGATACCTTTAACACTGTCAGCCAGGCAGCGAACTGGGTGCGTAAACACCGCAAGCCGCTGTTTTTACATATGCGTACGGTGCGACTGCTCGGCCATGCCGGCTCCGACTCTGAATTTGCCTACCGCAACCTGCATGCTATCGAGAGCACCGAAGCACAGGATCCGCTGTTGCACAGTGCCGCCATACTCATGGAGCAGGGTGTTCTCAGTGGCGATGAGATTATCGCCCTGTATAACGAGGTGGAACAGCGGGTACAACGTATCAGTAAAGAAGCGGCCAGCCGTCCAAGACTGGTTAACAAGGAGCAGGTGCTTGCCTCTGTGATCCCGCCCAAACGTCAGCTTCCGGCACTTAATCCGGTAGCAGAAGATAAACGCGCAGCCCTGTTTGCCCATGAAAAACACAATCTTGGCAAGCCTCAGCATCTGGCCAAGCTGATCAACTGGGCACTGATGGATCTGATGGCTCAGCATCAGGAAATCGTCCTCTGCGGTGAAGATGTAGGAAAAAAAGGCGGCGTCTACAATGTTACCGCCAAACTGTGCGAGAAATTCGGTGTGCCCAGAGTCATCAATACCCTGCTCGACGAACAATCGATACTGGGGATGGCCATCGGTATGGCCCATAACGGCCTGTTGCCGATCCCCGAGATCCAGTTCCTGGCCTACGTGCATAACGCCGAAGATCAGATTCGCGGCGAAGCGGCTACCCTGTCGTTTTTCTCCAACGGTCAGTATACCAACCCCATGGTGATCCGTATCGCAGGGCTGGCCTACCAGAAAGGCTTTGGCGGTCATTTTCACAATGACAATTCCTTTACCCTGTTCCGTGATATTCCCGGACTGATCCTGGCCTGCCCCTCTAATGGCGCCGACGCCGTAGCCATGCTGCGCGAATGTGTGCGCCTGGCTAAAGAAGAGCAGCGCCTGGTGGTGTTCCTCGAGCCCATCGCCCTGTATATGAAAAAAGATCTGCACGAGGAAGGCGACAACCTCTGGTCTTTTGAGTATCTGCCACCGGCACAGAACCAACCCATCGCCCTCGGCGAGCCGGGCCGCTACGGCGACGGCAAGGACCTGTGCATTATCAGCTATGGCAATGGCTATTATCTCAGCCGTCAGGCCGAGAGAATCCTGCAACAGAAGGGTATTCACTGCACAGTGCTTGATTTGCGCTGGCTGGTGCCACTGAATGAAAAGGCCATTGTTGAACATGCTCTGGGCTTCGATAAGGTGCTGATTGTGGATGAGTGCCGCAAGAGCGGTTCGGTCAGCGAAGCGCTGGTGACCTTGTTGCATGAAGCGGATCAGGCCAGTCAGCAACAACGAATGATCACAAGATTATGCGCCGAAGACAGCTTTATTCCGCTGGGCAATGCCAGTTATCAGGTGCTGCCCGGTACAGAGCAGATAGTGGAACTGGCTCAGAGCATGGTTCAGCACAACAGTAAGAAAAATAACAACATACGTGGGGTAGGCTGATGAGCACTAAACAAACCG comes from Lacimicrobium alkaliphilum and encodes:
- the cutA gene encoding divalent-cation tolerance protein CutA, whose translation is MTVSDICLVLCTCPDNEVAGQIARAAVEQKRAACVNILPGLTSVYSWQGKVEQDSEVQLLMKTTHGNTDELYKLALSLHPYDEPEWLVIDVCGGSATYLDWIRSSTR
- a CDS encoding FxsA family protein — protein: MGKLFFLFAVMPIIEIALLIEVGDRIGGWPTIGLVILTAAVGAALVRMQGVATLFQARRKLDMGQIPGQEMVEGLMLAIAGVLLVTPGFVTDAFGLLLVAPFSRPLIARWLLSKMQVQVVQAQQQQYYGRPDQNSDGSTIEGEYEVKSAEQKERNKLPRD
- a CDS encoding YciI family protein; protein product: MRVIVLVKATESSEAGEMPSPELMQAMNEFNQELLKAGILEAGEGLKPSNEGKRVRFSRNHREVIDGPFGQTEELVAGFWVWQVSSMQEALEWVKRCPNPMPQESDIEIRPLFEMEDFAEADPDGEMAREEQAMRNRLSAKRSQLTPYLFLNGTSEAALNFYQQALGAEIISMMRFSESPEPMPEGAVPEGYDNKIMHAEFRIGDNTLFASDGCGPDESSSGFRLNLTVSSQTEAERMFAALSEGGRVDMPLGPTFWAPCFGMVTDQFNLGWMLMVAPAEEEQN
- the ggt gene encoding gamma-glutamyltransferase, with amino-acid sequence MMLRLFILVILLVAQPVAAQTQQAAVAMPDSYSADVARQVLEDGGNAVDAAVAANFVLAVTLPEAGNIGGGGFMLIYKDNQADFLDYREKAPLAAHKDMYLDDKGNVIQEKPLYGILASGVPGAVMGMWQAHQKYGTKDWSALIKPAIELAEDGFMPHPKLVNSVKRYTRRVKQNRHGRNFDHFFGRMRDDQLFKQPKLAATLKRIAEKGPEDFYKGVTARLIAQFMQDQGGLISLEDLAGYEAKWRSPISEKWQEYQVLSAPPPSSGGLVLVQMLKMQAQLAEHFQDLEHNSARYIHLLAELGKLGFADRGEYMGDPDFYPVPTEKLLDDAYIARRAAQVSIGSISATDKVKPGLKESEDTTHYSIIDQWGNAVSNTTTINLSFGNGVVVEGAGFLLNNEMDDFSAKPGVPNFFGAIGKEANKIEPQKRMLSSMTPTILLKDNQVEMVTGSPGGTTIISSVFQSILNRVLFDMSAEELVNAPRVHHQLLPKDVIRHHPGLSARAKYQLEKMGYKLDDRRFGDLQVISRDNIGRLDAASQTSGRGKSMVF
- a CDS encoding alpha/beta fold hydrolase, which produces MFKHLLLPFVTLLLSGFVNAMPAAQEGEFIIKNFSFETGGELDLRQHYRTLGEIKRDSKGQVTNAVLVMHGTTGSGAGFMRDRYAGVLFEKGGLLDAEKYFIILPDAIGHGQSSKPSDGLGGAFPTYTYDDMVRAQHQLLTEHLNVDHLRLVTGTSMGGMFSWVWGYTYPDYMDALMPLASLPVEIAGRNRMLRKMIIDAVKNDPEWKQGSYTTQPPGLREAMYPLIMMVSSPLNYQLQAPTREQSETMLDSMVERYAGAMDANDLIWAFDASRFYNPKPHLEDIKAPLLAINSADDQVNPPELGILEQQIKRVKQGAAVTLPITELTRGHGTHSIPSIWGPYLARFLAATGEQASPDFSLLISPQAPLWSQAVPAEFTARFETTEGAFDIAVHKEWAPLGADRFYHLVKNGFYDGVSINRVVEGFIAQFGLSPSPQVTDAWADQAISDDPVVESNLRGRVAFAMTGPDTRNTQVYISLNDNSRLDKDGFAVFGEVTEGMEVVDRLYSLYGETAGGGMRGGKQGPIKEQGNAYLDKHYPLLDFIVDAYISNE
- a CDS encoding DUF1028 domain-containing protein produces the protein MMFTSMRIQSASILFVLAALFSFPVYATWSIIGVDRGTGEIGIAGASCTFDVSGVASLVPKKGAIVVQAASNYFARMEGVKKMQEGGSAGEILAAMQIDKFNPERQQYGVILLRHEDQPLVYSGKDIKPWSGSKTGDDVAILGNILVDKEVINQAYAAYEKGRKETFTHRLMDALKAGEESGGDNRCDKQAARSAFISVYDPETDAITKLSVYGTEQGGKPAVTLLKRQFDRLYQN
- a CDS encoding LysR family transcriptional regulator, whose amino-acid sequence is MELRPLAHFVAVYEQGSLSSASRRRFIAQPSLSAAIKQLENELGQQLFLRHARGVKATEAAEQLYPLAKQLLAQADAIHSVFSGGLKKEPFRLGVTKGLGVSRMSALLKAFTSARDALELSLVPPEDSSDARIITRDLLQQGEHYQLIWQDSYQLAVPANHPLSLQNTISINDLTDMAFIQRSPCEGCAALRHLAQQAGIKLDIRARIQTIEYALGLVSAGVGCALVPVHEELHSPDIRFVPLQGLELSREIGLAWRQQTEIISTFIKLALDSGGG
- a CDS encoding dehydrogenase E1 component subunit alpha/beta, producing MLDRNSIVRQNLIRLIEQNALPRPALPMTTVDAGLNHGQLVDLFETQVMSRHLDLESRRMQKQGQSFYTIGSAGHEGNAACAAALRPDDMAFLHYRSGAFAIQRAKQYPGSTPLFDMLLSFAASAEDPISGGRHKVLGSKKMFIPPQTSTIASHLPKAMGTAHSIALSRKLGTESVIPKDGIVYCSFGDASANHSTALGAINAACWAAYQSVPMPMLFVCEDNGIGISTPTPQGWIHANFANRAALEYRYCDGLNLLDTFNTVSQAANWVRKHRKPLFLHMRTVRLLGHAGSDSEFAYRNLHAIESTEAQDPLLHSAAILMEQGVLSGDEIIALYNEVEQRVQRISKEAASRPRLVNKEQVLASVIPPKRQLPALNPVAEDKRAALFAHEKHNLGKPQHLAKLINWALMDLMAQHQEIVLCGEDVGKKGGVYNVTAKLCEKFGVPRVINTLLDEQSILGMAIGMAHNGLLPIPEIQFLAYVHNAEDQIRGEAATLSFFSNGQYTNPMVIRIAGLAYQKGFGGHFHNDNSFTLFRDIPGLILACPSNGADAVAMLRECVRLAKEEQRLVVFLEPIALYMKKDLHEEGDNLWSFEYLPPAQNQPIALGEPGRYGDGKDLCIISYGNGYYLSRQAERILQQKGIHCTVLDLRWLVPLNEKAIVEHALGFDKVLIVDECRKSGSVSEALVTLLHEADQASQQQRMITRLCAEDSFIPLGNASYQVLPGTEQIVELAQSMVQHNSKKNNNIRGVG